Proteins encoded by one window of Fibrobacter sp. UWB15:
- a CDS encoding ABC transporter ATP-binding protein, whose product MNPILSIQNIRRDFKMGDETVHALRGVSFDIYPGEFVTIMGTSGSGKSTMLNILGCMDKPTSGQYILDGEHTEKLKRDALARIRSQKLGFVFQSYNLLSRTTAIENVELPLLYNSKISAAERRHRAIEALKMVGLESRMNHVPNQLSGGQQQRVAIARALVNDPVIILADEATGNLDTRTSYEIMMIFQELNRQGKTIAFVTHEPDIATFSGRTITLRDGLLKKDVKNESVQDAKAAFEALPPPETFEEE is encoded by the coding sequence ATGAACCCGATTTTATCCATACAAAATATCCGCCGAGACTTTAAAATGGGCGACGAAACGGTCCACGCGCTGCGTGGAGTTTCTTTTGACATCTATCCCGGCGAGTTCGTAACCATCATGGGTACCAGCGGTTCGGGCAAGTCGACCATGCTGAACATTCTGGGTTGCATGGACAAACCGACCTCCGGACAGTACATTCTGGACGGGGAACACACCGAAAAACTGAAGCGCGATGCCCTCGCCCGCATCCGCAGCCAGAAACTTGGATTCGTGTTCCAGAGCTACAACCTGCTCAGCCGCACCACGGCTATCGAAAACGTAGAACTCCCGCTTTTGTACAACTCCAAAATTTCGGCAGCGGAACGCCGCCACCGTGCCATCGAGGCGTTAAAGATGGTCGGACTCGAAAGTCGCATGAACCATGTGCCCAACCAGCTTTCGGGCGGCCAGCAACAGCGAGTCGCCATTGCACGCGCCCTGGTGAACGATCCTGTCATCATTCTCGCCGATGAAGCCACCGGAAACCTGGATACGCGCACCAGTTACGAAATCATGATGATTTTCCAGGAGCTGAACCGCCAAGGAAAAACCATCGCCTTCGTGACGCATGAACCCGACATTGCAACTTTTAGCGGGCGCACCATTACGCTGCGCGACGGACTTTTGAAAAAAGATGTGAAGAATGAATCCGTGCAAGACGCCAAAGCCGCTTTCGAAGCCCTCCCTCCACCGGAAACGTTTGAGGAGGAATAA